The following are encoded in a window of Megalopta genalis isolate 19385.01 chromosome 6, iyMegGena1_principal, whole genome shotgun sequence genomic DNA:
- the LOC117225898 gene encoding WD repeat domain-containing protein 83 isoform X2, with product MEACSSCDSSQIISCGLDKSVILWDVATGTLIRRLRGHVGPVNTVRFNEESTMAISGSRDNSVMCWDVRSKALDPVQCLGEAKDSISSVRVSDHEILTASFDGKIRRYDIRVGELYADYMGDAVTCASFTRDGQCIVVSCADAVVRLMDKDSGELLGEFTGHVADNLCLESSVDVQDARILSGSADGKLWIWDLVSQKVIAKLSGSKPTKHPIVSLSVHPKVNCFLASNGPNILMWNSVSTEQE from the exons ATGGAAGCTTGCTCATCATGTGACAGTAGTCAAATTATTTCTTGTGGATTAGATAAATCAGTTATCCTTTGGGATGTGGCAACTGGAACTCTAATTCGTCGTTTAAGAGGTCATGTAGGTCCAGTTAACACAGTAAG ATTCAATGAAGAGTCTACTATGGCTATTTCTGGATCTAGAGACAATTCAGTCATGTGTTGGGATGTGCGTTCTAAAGCTTTAGATCCTGTACAATGTCTAggtgaagctaaagattctattTCTAGTGTGAGAGTATCTGATCATGAAATTCTAACAGCTTCGTTCGATGGTAAGATACGCAGATACGATATTCGTGTCGGTGAACTGTATGCAGATTATATGGGAG ATGCAGTAACATGTGCAAGCTTTACAAGGGATGGTCAATGTATAGTGGTCAGCTGTGCGGATGCTGTAGTCAGATTAATGGATAAAGACTCGGGAGAACTGCTTGGAGAGTTCACAGGACACGTCGCGGATAATTTATGCCTGGAATCAAGCGTTGATGTTCAAGACGCTCGGATTCTTTCTGGTTCAGCCGATGGAAAATTATGGATATGGGATCTAGTTTCACAGAAAGTCATTGCGAAACTTTCAGGCTCTAAACCTACAAAACATCCAATAGTCTCCTTGAGTGTTCATCCGAAAGTTAACTGCTTCCTGGCTAGTAATGGACCAAATATTTTAATGTGGAACTCTGTGTCCACAGAACAAGAATAG
- the LOC117225898 gene encoding WD repeat domain-containing protein 83 isoform X1, with product MDIQYKFNREIDCKQGAVRSVRFSVDGTYCLTCGSDRKLKLWNPHRGVALKTYGGHGDDVMEACSSCDSSQIISCGLDKSVILWDVATGTLIRRLRGHVGPVNTVRFNEESTMAISGSRDNSVMCWDVRSKALDPVQCLGEAKDSISSVRVSDHEILTASFDGKIRRYDIRVGELYADYMGDAVTCASFTRDGQCIVVSCADAVVRLMDKDSGELLGEFTGHVADNLCLESSVDVQDARILSGSADGKLWIWDLVSQKVIAKLSGSKPTKHPIVSLSVHPKVNCFLASNGPNILMWNSVSTEQE from the exons ATGGACATTCAATACAAATTCAATAGAGAAATAGATTGTAAACAAGGAGCTGTACGATCGGTTCGATTTAGTG TTGATGGCACTTATTGCTTAACTTGTGGATCagacagaaaattgaaattatgGAATCCACATAGAGGGGTAGCTTTGAAGACATATGGAGGACACGGAGACGATGTAATGGAAGCTTGCTCATCATGTGACAGTAGTCAAATTATTTCTTGTGGATTAGATAAATCAGTTATCCTTTGGGATGTGGCAACTGGAACTCTAATTCGTCGTTTAAGAGGTCATGTAGGTCCAGTTAACACAGTAAG ATTCAATGAAGAGTCTACTATGGCTATTTCTGGATCTAGAGACAATTCAGTCATGTGTTGGGATGTGCGTTCTAAAGCTTTAGATCCTGTACAATGTCTAggtgaagctaaagattctattTCTAGTGTGAGAGTATCTGATCATGAAATTCTAACAGCTTCGTTCGATGGTAAGATACGCAGATACGATATTCGTGTCGGTGAACTGTATGCAGATTATATGGGAG ATGCAGTAACATGTGCAAGCTTTACAAGGGATGGTCAATGTATAGTGGTCAGCTGTGCGGATGCTGTAGTCAGATTAATGGATAAAGACTCGGGAGAACTGCTTGGAGAGTTCACAGGACACGTCGCGGATAATTTATGCCTGGAATCAAGCGTTGATGTTCAAGACGCTCGGATTCTTTCTGGTTCAGCCGATGGAAAATTATGGATATGGGATCTAGTTTCACAGAAAGTCATTGCGAAACTTTCAGGCTCTAAACCTACAAAACATCCAATAGTCTCCTTGAGTGTTCATCCGAAAGTTAACTGCTTCCTGGCTAGTAATGGACCAAATATTTTAATGTGGAACTCTGTGTCCACAGAACAAGAATAG
- the Josd gene encoding josephin domain containing isoform X1, which yields MVANTADDMNESIYHERQVKELCALHALNNLFQERGFSKQELDKICYNLSPDVWINPHKSLLGLGNYDINVIMAALQQKGREAVWFDKRRDPTCLCLDNIEGFILNVPTEYKLGFVLLPLKRRHWIALKKIHGAFYNLDSKLDSPQLIGKDHDLLVYLKDQIDSKEKELFLVVSTEIGSNQGWLLNTYVNKEGIGTENNSITYIEDVYTDVDLIKQESKEMNENEESLDNKNSRQ from the exons ATGGTTGCAAATACAGCAGATGATATGAATGAATCCATTTACCATGAAAGACAA GTGAAAGAACTTTGTGCTTTACATGCATTAAACAACCTGTTCCAAGAGAGAGGGTTTAGTAAACAGGAATTAGACAAAATTTGTTATAACTTAAGTCCGGATGTATGGATCAATCCTCATAAATCATTGTTAGGACTTGGTAATTAtgatattaatgttattatggCAGCGTTGCAACAAAAAGGACGTGAAGCTGTTTGGTTTGATAAACGCAG AGATCCTACATGTCTCTGTTTAGACAACATAGAAGGCTTCATATTAAATGTACCAACAGAATACAAATTAGGTTTTGTGTTGCTTCCTCTAAAAAGACGTCATTGGATTGCCCTGAAAAAAATTCATGGTGCCTTTTATAATCTTGATTCAAAACTGGATTCTCCTCAACTCATAGGAAAG GACCATGATTTACTTGTGTATCTAAAGGACCAGATAGACAGTAAGGAGAAAGAATTGTTTCTTGTTGTATCAACAGAAATAGGGAGTAATCAAGGATGGCTGTTGAATACATATGTGAACAAAGAAGGGATTGGTACAGAAAATAATTCGATAACATACATCGAAGATGTTTACACTGATGTAGACTTAATAAAACAGGAGTCTAAAGAAATGAATGAAAATGAAGAGTCTCTAGATAATAAAAACTCTAG gcaataa
- the Josd gene encoding josephin domain containing isoform X2 — MVANTADDMNESIYHERQVKELCALHALNNLFQERGFSKQELDKICYNLSPDVWINPHKSLLGLGNYDINVIMAALQQKGREAVWFDKRRDPTCLCLDNIEGFILNVPTEYKLGFVLLPLKRRHWIALKKIHGAFYNLDSKLDSPQLIGKDHDLLVYLKDQIDSKEKELFLVVSTEIGSNQGWLLNTYVNKEGIGTENNSITYIEDVYTDVDLIKQESKEMNENEESLDNKNSR, encoded by the exons ATGGTTGCAAATACAGCAGATGATATGAATGAATCCATTTACCATGAAAGACAA GTGAAAGAACTTTGTGCTTTACATGCATTAAACAACCTGTTCCAAGAGAGAGGGTTTAGTAAACAGGAATTAGACAAAATTTGTTATAACTTAAGTCCGGATGTATGGATCAATCCTCATAAATCATTGTTAGGACTTGGTAATTAtgatattaatgttattatggCAGCGTTGCAACAAAAAGGACGTGAAGCTGTTTGGTTTGATAAACGCAG AGATCCTACATGTCTCTGTTTAGACAACATAGAAGGCTTCATATTAAATGTACCAACAGAATACAAATTAGGTTTTGTGTTGCTTCCTCTAAAAAGACGTCATTGGATTGCCCTGAAAAAAATTCATGGTGCCTTTTATAATCTTGATTCAAAACTGGATTCTCCTCAACTCATAGGAAAG GACCATGATTTACTTGTGTATCTAAAGGACCAGATAGACAGTAAGGAGAAAGAATTGTTTCTTGTTGTATCAACAGAAATAGGGAGTAATCAAGGATGGCTGTTGAATACATATGTGAACAAAGAAGGGATTGGTACAGAAAATAATTCGATAACATACATCGAAGATGTTTACACTGATGTAGACTTAATAAAACAGGAGTCTAAAGAAATGAATGAAAATGAAGAGTCTCTAGATAATAAAAACTCTAGGTAA